CGTAAAATAAATATAGTATATTCCAGGAAAAACGATGAGCTGTACCAAAAATGGCCAGTGAAAACCTTTAAACTCCAATCCTGCAAACAGTGCGAGCAAAATAAAAAATAATTGCGCCCAATGGAATATTTTAATTTTATCTAAATCTTGACGCAATTTAAAATTGTAAAACTTATACTTCATGACTACCTTTGATAATGAATCACTATTTATATTATAGACTTTTCCACATAACTTAGAAGAGAAAAGTTTTTCAACTCTTTTCTACATATCTGAAATCCTGTAGTATTTTCAAAAGGAAATTACTATGAAAAATTTAACTAAGGCGATAGAAGTTTGTTTTGCAATTTGTCGCAACGCTCCGGCAAAACAAGAAGATATAAAATGGGCCCGCAAAGAATTAAATTCTGGTCTCAAATCTTTTATTTGTAGCTATGATTTAATTAAACTTTTACTAATATTTGCAGTTATCATTTTTCTAATGAAATTATTAGTTTAAATTCATTTATCTAATCACTCTTTTTGCACTCTATGGCCCAACAAACATTGATGGTTTGTCCCTACAATAGTATGCTTTGCCATCATTTATTTAAAAAAGGACCAACTGATGAGAAAGCATGAAGTGAGAGTTTATCCTTCTAAAGAACACCTTGCAAAAGAAAGTCAACTTGCCTGGAAATTTGCCGCTATGGCCTCTGACCCTGTTGATATCCAAGACGATGTTATTGATATGATTATAAACAGAATTATTGATAATGCATCCGTGGCCATTGCTGCTATAAATAGAAGACCTGTAGCAAATGCGAGAACTCAAGCATTAGCACACCCAAGAGATAAAAGAGGGGCCAATGTATTTGGAGTCTCAAAAGATCAAACTTTTTCACCTGAGTGGGCCGCCTGGGCCAATGGAACAGCAGTAAGAGAATTAGATTTTCATGACACTTTTCTTGCAGCAGATTACTCCCACCCCGGAGATAATATTCCTCCAATCTTGGCCGTCGCTCAAGCTCTTGGAAAAAATGGTGCTGATTTAGCAAAAGCTATCGCTACTGCTTATGAAATTCAAGTCCAACTTGTAAAAGGTATTTGCCTTCATAAACATAAAAAAGATCATATTGCACATTTAGGAATTTCAGTCGCTGGAGGCCTGGGAACACTTTTAGGTCTAGATACAGAAACGATTTACCAGGCCATGCAACAAGCACTTCACTTAACCTTTTCAACTCGACAATCTAGGAAAGGTGAAATTTCTTCATGGAAAGCTTATGCTCCAGCATTTGCTGGAAAAATTGGAATTGAAGCAATTGACAGGGCCATGCGAGGAGAAGGTGCGCCTTCTCCAATTTATGAAGGAGAAGACTCTGTCATCGCCTATATGCTCGACGGAAAAGATGGAAAATATACAATTGAAATTCCAGAAATTGGTGAACCCAAAAGAGCAATTCTTGAAACTTATACAAAAGAGCATTCAGCAGAATATCAGTCACAAGCTCTGATTGATCTTGCTTTTAGAATGAAAGAAAAAATTAACAATACAAATGAAATTAAATCAATCGTCTTACATACCTCACATCATACACATTATGTTATTGGAACTGGAGCAAATGATCCTCAAAAAATGGACCCAAATGCTTCTAGAGAAACTTTAGACCACTCTATCATGTATATTTTTGCTGTTGCTCTTCAAGACGGATCTTGGCATCACGTGAAAAGTTATTCTCCAGAAAGAGCAAAAAGAGAAGACACTGTGACTCTATGGCATAAGATCTCAACCCTTGAAGATCCAGAATGGACAAAAAGATATCATGAAACAGATCCAAATAAAAAAGCATTTGGAGCAAAAGTAGTCGTTACAATGAATAATGGTGAAGTTATTGAAGATGAACTTGCTATGGCCAATGCTCACCCTCTTGGTGCAAGACCTTTTAAAAGAGACAATTATATCAAAAAATTTAAAACCTTAACTGAAGGAATTATCTCACAAAACGAATGTGAAAGATTTCTAAAAACAGTACAGGATCTTCCAAAACTCTCTGCAGAACAAATGAAAGACTTAAATATTGTTGTTGATGGCACAACTTTAGAAAAAGCAACTCGTGATGAACGGGGGATTTTTTAATGCTTTTTGTAAAAAAAAATGCCCTAGAAAAAAGAGCTGATTTTAGAAAAAAACTTTCATCAGGAAATCTATTAAGATTTCCTGGTTCTTACTCTCCAATGGTTTCAATGTTAATTGAACAAAAAGGGTTTGATGGTATTTATATCTCTGGGGCCGTCTTAGCAAATGACCTTGGGTTACCCGACATTGGAATGACGACCTTATCTGAAGTCGTTTCTAGAGGAAACCAAATTGCCAGAACAACTGAATTACCTAGCATAATTGATATTGACACAGGTTTTGGAGAACCCATGAGTGTCGTGCGAACAGTTCAGCTTTTAGAAGAAGCTGGTATTAGTGGCTGTCATCTAGAAGATCAAGTGAATCCTAAAAGGTGTGGACATTTAGATAACAAACAACTTGTAGATGTTTCAAGTATGACCAAAAAAATTAAGGCCGCTAGTAAAGCAAAAAGAGATTCTAACTTTCTTATCATTGCAAGAACAGACTCAAGAGCAACTGAGGGATTACAAGCTTCAATTGATAGGGCCAAGGCCTATGTTGATGCTGGAGCAGAAATGATTTTTCCAGAGGCCTTAAAAGATGAAAAAGAATTTGAAGAGTTTCGAAAACATATTAATGTTCCACTACTTGCAAATATGACTGAGTTTGGAAAGTCTGTACTACTAAATAAAGTACAACTTGAAAACCTTGGTTACAATCTTGTCATATATCCAGTTACAACTGTAAGACTGGCCATGAAGGCCGTTGAAGATGGACTTGATCATATTTTCAAAGAAGGTTCGCAGGAAGGTATTTTGCAAAATATGCAACACCGTAAACGCCTTTATGAAATTCTACGTTATGATGAGTACAACCAATTTGATCAAAATATTTTTAACTTTTCCTTAGACAATAATTTTTAAGAGGTATTTATGAATGAACAAAAAACTGTAAATGTAAAAAGAGGACTTGAGGGAGTTGTTGCTGACATGACAACTATTTCAAAAGTTATGCCTGAGATTAACTCTCTTGTTTATAAAGGATACCCCGTTCAAGATCTCGCAGAAAACTGTACTTTTGAAGAAGTTGCTTTTCTCCTATGGAATGGAGAACTTCCAAATGAAGCTGAGTTAGCTGAATTTAAAAAAAAGGAAAGATCTTATAGAGATATTTCTGGTGAACTTGTAAATGTCATCAAAAATTTCCCAAAAACTGCTCATCCGATGGATACAATTCGAACAGGGGTAAGTTTTCTTGGGATGGAAGATGAAAGAACTTTTGACAATACTGAAGAGGTTAACCGAGATAAATCTCTAAAACTTCTGGCGGCAATTCCTACGATCATCGCTGCTGATTACCGTACTAGAAAAGGTCTTACAATTATTGCTCCTAAAAACGATCTTAGTTTATCTGAGAACTTTTTCTACATGTGTTTTGGAGAAGTTCCTAATCCTGAAATAGTTAGAGCTTTCGATGTTTCTCTTATTTTATACGCAGAGCATGGTTTTAATGCTTCGACATTTACTTCACGAGTAATAGCATCAACGACTTCCGATATGTATTCTGCAGTAACTGGAGCAATTGGTGCTCTAAAAGGTCCTTTACATGGTGGAGCTAACGAGCAAGTTATGCATATGCTTAAAGAAGTTGGAGAACCTAGCAAAGCAAAAGAATGGATGTTAACAGCACTAAAGGAAAAACGAAAAATCATGGGATTTGGACACAGAGTTTACCGAAGTGGAGACTCAAGAGTTCCAACCATGAAAAAATATGCTCAAAATCTTGGTAAATTTAAAGGTGATACGAAGTGGGATGAAATTTCTCAAATTCTAGAACAAACCATGATTGAGCAAAAAAACATCTACCCAAACCTAGATTTTCCTGCAGGACCTGCTTATTACCTTATGGGTTTTGATATTGATATGTTCACTCCTATTTTTGTCATGGCCAGAATCACAGGATGGACAGCTCATATTATCGAGCAGCATAATGACAACAGAATCATCAGGCCTCTATGTCAATATGTTGGCCCTGGAGAGAGAAAAGTTCAAAAAATATCTGAAAGATAAATAAAAATTGAAAGGCCTTTAATAAATTACTGGTCATCGATAATCGATGACCAGTTTTGATTTTTAAAGATTACTTGCTGCAAAATCCCAATTAACAAGATTCCAAAAAGCATTAATATAGTCTGGTCTAGCATTTCTGTAGTCTATATAATAGGCATGTTCCCAAACATCAATTGTAAGGACTGGTGTAAGTCCATCTGTTAATGGACAACCAGCGTCGTCTGTATTTACAATTTTTAATGATCCAGAAGAGTCTTTAACTAACCAAGTCCAACCTGACCCAAAATTTGTGGCCGCTGAATTTGTGAATTCATCTTTAAACTTTCCAAACGAACCAAAAGCTTTGTTAATTGCTTCTGCTAAAGTGCCAGTAGGTTCACCACCACCATTTGGTTTTAAACAGTTCCAGTAAAAAGTATGGTTGAAAACCTGGGCCGCGTTATTGAAAAGACCTCCAGAAGATTTGCGAATAATATCCTCAAGTGACATTTTAGCAAACTCTGTACCTTCAATTCCTGCATTTAGTTTAGTGACGTAAGCATTATGATGTTTTCCATAGTGATAATCAATTGTTTCAGCAGAAATATGTGGCTCTAGTGCTGTTTTTTCCCAAGGTAGATCTGGTAGATTATGTGCCATTGTTAAGCTCCCTCGTTTCATGAGATTTCTCATGGTTTAATAAAAGTTTTGGATTACTATTTATAGAGCTTAGGCGGAAAATAAGCAAGCTCTAAAGATGTGACAGTATTCAACGTTTCTTACGCACGACATCGTTTTCTGGAAATAAACCTTTACCTGTAGAAAAAAGTATGGATAACCAGCTAAAAAAGGCCAGAAATTCATTGCGCTTTTCAGGTCGCCTTGGTGCCCCTGATTCATCTAATTTTCTTATTAAAGCTTTAACATTTTTTTTATCAGAAGCTGTCATTGAGTCAACTTCAAACTGAAGTCCAAATCCATTTATTCCGTTTACTGAAAAATTGTGAATAACCTTTGCTTTTAGTTTAAGTTTATATTCAAATGATTCAAATTCAATTTCGACAATATCACCTTTAACAAATTCAGGAGATTTTTCTACAAAAACGCCAGATCTAGAAATATTTAAAATTCTGGTCTTAAAACTTTCGTTAACACTACAAGGAATTTCCTTAGTATATCTTGGGTGTGACTCCCACCAACGAATTGATGGATCGAGATAAGCAATTCTAACGGCCGGAACAAGAAGGTAAACAACAACCAAACAGTTTAGTACAAAAAATAAAATAAAAAAAGCAAATAACAAATATGCCCCGTTAGTTAAAAGAATACTCATATACGGCATATTTGCAAAAAATATCCAAATTTCAATAAAAGCAAAGACCCACAAGCTCCATTTTCTAACTCTTAAAATTGCAATACCAGCTATTGGAAACATGAAAAAAAACTCAAATATATGAATATAATTTTTGGTTGAAATTTCACCTACAACGACTGTAAGCGGGGAAATTCTCTCAAAGATACTATAAAAAAGTATTTTTGTTATTGGCTCTAAAATATGCAGAAGCCCTATAAGGATAATGGGCCATGGCTTATAAATCATTTAGAAATCTCCTCTAAATATTCGTCATAATTAGAGTTTATATCCCAAAGTGAAATATTGCAATCAGAAATAATTTTTTTAGCAACCTTCATTCCCATGTAGATACTATGGTCTTGATTATTGTATTTATAACTTCCCGACCTTCCAATACAGTGAATCCCTCTATGTTGATCTAAATGCTCAACTATCTGAGTAATAACCTCCTTATAACCCTTGTAATATATAGGATAAGAATTTTTAATTCTAACGATCTTATAGTTTATAATTTCAAACCTTTTCTGAAAAAGTATCTCAACTAATTCTAAAGAAATCATTTTGAATAATTGATCATCTCCTAAATTCCAGATTTGATCGTTTTCTGAACACCACAATTCACAACACAAAATAGTATTTTTTGAATATTCATTCAAACTTCCCCAGTTTGAAAAATTCGTGACTCTACCTATCTGTTTTTTTTCATCGTTAATATAAATCCAATTATCTTTAAAATAATCATCTTTTGGTAAAACGATATAAACGAGTATAGTAGATCTAAATTTCAGTCTTTGACAAAGTTTTATCAATGAATGTGTTTTTTTTGAAAATAACAGAATAAAATCAGGTAGTGGAATTGTAGATATAATTTGATCAAATTTTTCCCATTGGTTATTTATACAAACTTTATATCTACCTTCAAATTCTTGAATTTCACTCACTTTTGATTCAGTTAAGACTTTGCCACCATTTGATATAATCCTATCTTTCATATTTTCATATATTTTACCTGTTCCCTTTTTTGAATAATAAAACTCATCAATCAAAGTCCGACTTTTATTATTGAAACCTAAAATATTTTTAAAACTCATTTTTCTTATTCTTTGGGCCGCGAAATCAGTATCAAGTTCTTTCGGATCTATACCCCATAGTTTTTTAGTATAGTCACAAAAAAATATTTGATATAACTTCATCCCAAAATTATTAATTCCCCAATCTTCAAATGATTCAACTTTTCTTGGACAAATTTTAGATTTTAAAATCGAAAAAAAACATTGAAATGATGTATAAATTCCTAGTTTCTTCAAAGCACTAAAAATCCTAAGTGGATAGTCATAGAATTTCTGTCGATAAAATATCCTTGTTAGGCGATTAACTGCTATTAAATCCTCTCGTGCAAATTCTTTCCACAACTCATTCACTTCTTGCGACTTTGAAAAAAATCTGTGAGGGCCTAAATCAACGATACTGTCTTCAATGAATAAACTTTTACACATTCCACCCACAGTTTTACTTTTTTCTATTAATTTCACCTCATAGTCATTTTGGGATAACTTAAGTGCGGCGACTAACCCTGCAGGGCCAGCACCAAGTATGAGAATTGATAATTTCTTTTCATTCAAAACGGCATATCCTATATTAGGCTAATTCAATATAAAAAAACCAGGATACAATATGATATCTCAAAGAGGAAAGAAACTTATTCAAAGACCATCTAAAATTGTAGAGGCCTTTTATAAATCAGCAAACGATCTTTATTCCAGCGAAAACCCTGAGGGTTTTTTGAATTTTGGTACTGCAGAAAACTTCTTAGTCGATGATCTACTGCTTCAAAAAATTCAATCATTTCAATATACTCATTCAAAATATAATCACTATAGTTATATGCATGGTATACCTGAACTGCGAGAGTCTTTTACATCTTTCCTAAAAGAATATTTTTGCAACAGAAATTACAATCCAGATAATGTGATCGTTTCAAATGGAGCAACAGGAACCTTAGAAATGATCGCGTATACATTGTTTGATGATGGAGATAAAATTCTAATTCCCTCGCCATATTACACTGGATTTACACAAGATCTGGAACTAAGATTTGGAGTTAATATTGTTCCCTATCAGATGAGTGAGAAATCTTTTGTCTACGATGAAAACTTGATAGAGACGATATTGCATCACAAATATAAGGCAATCCTTATTAATAACCCTCATAATCCAACTTCAAAGATATTTTCAGAAGATTTCTTAAAGAAAATTGTATTGGCCTGCAAGGAAGTCAATACCCATATTATTACCGATGAAGTTTATATTCATTCAACTATAAATGATTCTAAATTTTATAGTTTGTTAAACGAAATCAATTCTTATCAAAATATTCATTTTGTCTATACGATGGCCAAGGACTTTGCTCTATCGGGTTTTAAAACAGGATTCTTCTATTCTGAAAACAATGAACTTGTTAAGGCCATGCAAAATCTGGCCTATTTTTATACTGTTTCAAATTACAACCAAGTTCTTATTGCTGATATAATTAAAGATAATGACTTTATAAAAAAATTAAAAGATGAAAACCAATATAGACTTAACCAAATATACATAAAACTCTCAAATTTTTTTACTTCAAAAAATATAAAATATTTCTACCCTGAAAGAGGTCTATTTATTTACATCTATTTAGGTGATAAAATTAGGCTAAAAAACAACCAATCTATTTATGATAAAGTATTTAATGAATACAAAATAAATATTCTCCCATCAGAGGCATTCGCAGACAAAATTGAAGGGCATTTTCGAATATGTTTTGCTCGTAATGACCTCGAAATTTCTGAATTAATAGATCGACTAGATAAACTTACATCTGAATGACAACACTCTTACTTTTTTGTAAGTTTAAGTTTGTTTACATAATTAGTCTCATAATATGAGATTGAATTATGAAATTTTTCATCTTTATTAGTTTTCTGATCTTTTCAAATTTACTTCACGCTGAAGGGTATAAAGTTAAATGTTCAATTTTGTTACCATTTGTAAGCAAAGCGAGGATAAATGGGGAAATTCACAATTATGATGGGAAAAACAAATGGATCTCAAATCTAAATATTAAAATAACAAAAAAAGGTATTTCTCGTTGGAAAACTTTTAAAAATATCAAAGATGTAGGGATATATTTTTATGATCTTGGTACTGATACCTTTAATTTCTTTCCTACTATTGAAGGGAAGAAAACTCTTATTGTCCTAAGAAAAAATAGTTATCTCTATTCTTCTGTATTTTATGATAATGTTCACTATCCAAGTGAGTGTACTTTTAAAGATTCTTAACTAACCTTCTATTTCAATGATTCCCTCTGAATTTCCAATTTGAATAAAAAGAGGTTTTAGATGTTCCATATTTGGAAATTCAGAAAAGAATATTTTTTTTGCCGCTTGTATCGAATCTGTCTTCATGGGTAAACATAGTCCCAACTTTCCGACAAGAATATCATATCTAAATTCACGAATAAGTTCTGGACAGAATCTGTCTAAAACGACATATTCCGGATCTGCACTTTCAGCAATTTTTTGAAGCTCTTTTTTGGAAACATTTCTATTTCCCTCAAGATTACTCTGAGGCAAAGATAAATTTAAACAATTTTCAATTTGTAAATCCATCTTAAGACCAATCCCTATTGAAGTTATCATTGAATCATCAAAATATTCATTAAATATTTTCTCTATGGCCATAATTAATGAACCCCGATTGCTTCCAGCTATGATTATTGGTTTTTTGGATTCAAGACTATCTCTGATTTTGCTCTCAGTTTTTTCTTTATTTATTTTCTCAGCAAATAACTTCTCATCGAAATTACCGACCCTATCTATTCTCAAGAATACTCCTCCCGATGTTACTGGAGGAATCGCCGCAGTCAGTGTGAATGTTCTACCTTTAATAAATTTCTTAGACAGCACTGGCCTACGTTCATCTATTATATATCCCTCTGGATGAATAAACCTTTCTATTATATTCACAATTTGAGAGTCACTTCTTTCAATTTCTTGAATCTCAATATTGCCATTTCTTTCAATAATTATTTGCTTACTATTAATAATAGAAAAACTACTCACTTCTTTATCTTGAAAATACTTAAAAACAAAACCATTTGGATCACATAGATCTCTCACTTCATTCAATAAGTCATTTTTTCGGTTAATAATATTATTTGAATAAAGGCCGTTTTCAATATTACTATTGATGATATCTTTAATAATATTATCTAATAGGCTTTTATTTTCTACTAGATCATTGAGATAATGTTCTTGAATGACATTTGCATAGATATCTTGAATGATTTCATTATAGTTTTCGATTTGTGAACGGGCCTTAGACTTATCTGTTCTAATATGAAAGCTGTTGCGTTTAGTTTCCAAGTAAGTCAAATACTCTTCTAAATTAATCACTTCAAATTTCAAATTATTTCTTTCTTTCAAATAAAAATCAATAACATCAACTAAAGAAGTTCCAAGCATACTGCAAAACATAAAGTTTTTGACTATATAATTTAAGTCAGGAGAAGGGTTTCGATTATAAAATCTAATGAGAGCTTCAAAACGAGAAACTTCCCTGAAATCATTTAATAGTTTTTCCAATTCAACTTTTATTGATTCATTTGAAAGTTTAAGCGTCTCATGAACTGAGGGTTCAAATGATAGACCTGAATTTGTACACATCTTAATGTTTAATAAAAACTCGGGCAGAAATTCTTTAAAATTGCTCATCGTTAATCCTTTAAATAGTTCAATTCTACCCGTCTAGGTAGAAATAGAAAAGGGTTCTTGGAACTGGATTTTCACGAATAAAATATGGCGCAACCGGCAGGAGTCGAACCTGCGACCACTTGATTCGTAGTCAAGTACTCTATCCAACTGAGCTACGGTTGCGTAAAGAAATTTGTCCGCCTTTTGTAGTACAAACTCTGCGATTTATCAATAAAAAGAAAATTATTCACCATTTCTTATTGAATCTGGAACCTTTCTAAACTGATCAACCGTATCATTTTGATCTGGTCTTAACTTTGGCTTCATTTCATAATAGGGATGGCCTGGCTCAAAAAATAAGTCAGATTCCTTAATCTCTGATCCATCTGGACGATAAAACTCTCCGTTTTTAAAAACAAGAACTTGCATCTCTCCATTCTCACCTATTAATCCAACAGAATGGACCCAATTACTTGCACCTTCAATTGCATAATCTTGGTCTTTTCTGGCCAAGAGCCCAACATTCACAATCCCATTTTTCCTCTGATAAGTGTGAGTATGGCCATAAATCACTCGGTCTACAATTTTTTCCCATTTAGTCACAGCTCCTCCTCTAGCACCTTCGCTTGAAACGTGCCCATGAGCAGTTGTTAAAACTTGCCTCCCTCTGAATGGTATTCCCTCTTCAGTAAAACCTCCAGGAACAGGACCTATAAATTCCTCTTCTCCAGGAACCTTAATGACTATTTTATTCCAATATCTCCTATCTAAGGGTTGTACTAATCCCTCAATCCCATTTCTCAAAACCCATTCCAGTACATTTTGGCCACTTTCTGCTATTTCAAAAAGTTTGGCCCCAACGGCAGCATTTTGATGTTCCTTAATCCAATTTGCATCTTCTAACCAACTATTAAGCCAACCATTGTGATTTGACACAACAATGACGTTATCAATATCTTTGTTTCTTGGATTTGAGTAAAAAGCATTAAAAAAAGCAGTCGCCTGATTTAATGGCCTTATTAATCTTAGCTCATCATTTCTTGCCTTTTTTGCTTGTTTAACAACCTTATTTTTTTCGTGGTGTGAAATCTCTCCGAGATTTAGAAAATCGTGCCAATATATTGCTCTTGGTTGTAATTCCATCACTATACTAAGAAAGTGTTTGAGGACTTCTTGATCAGCGACTACTAAATGTAAATCTCCTGGCACTAAAGCTAGTGGTCTAACTTCTTTTTCAATTTTATCAGTGGAGTAAAAAGTATTAAGGTCCAAGAATCCTTTTTTCTCAGGAATATACTCTAAATGACGAGGATGAAAATCTCCATGAGTAAACTCTTGCAAGATTCCCGGTCTGCCATTTGTTTTCTCAAAGAGTAGAGCTGCAATTTTATGTTTCTTCTGTGCTATTTTATCAGTCTTATGCTGAATTAAATATTTACCATCAAATATTCCTTCTGTGATTGAACCTGTTGTAAAAAGCATCCTATAGTCAACTACCGGGTCATGTATTCCAAGTGTTCTAACCCTCATCTGAGGAGAACCTAAAATTAATGATAAACCTCTGTCTTCATAATCATCTAATCCTGAATTTGGGTCTTTTTGTTTTCCCATAACTTCAATCGTGTCTATTGCCCACTCGTAAGAGAGCCTAATTTGACCAATATCAGGAGGAATAATATGCACATCTTTATCTTCCAATAAAGCTTCGTCAAAATCCATATTTATTGGATCAACAGGAATCACAATTATTGGAGCATTTCCAAAACTGTTTGATTTTGATTTTGAAATTGTTTTAAGGGCCGCAAGTGCATCAATATTAACATCTCTTCCTGCAGAAGCTCCTACAATAATATAACTATCAGCTTTTTCAATCGCCTCTTTTAATTTTTCATACTTTTCTGGTGTAAAAATTGCTGAATGATAAACTCTCTTAAATGTCGATCCTCTTTTATCTCTTTCTTTTGCAATGTCTAAAATTTCATTAAAGTGATCAAATAATTTACCTTTTCCGATAAGCCCCTTCAAAGTTCCAGATTTTAAATTCATCTCATTTTCTAAATGTTCTTCAGTAGGAGTCCACCCATGGGCCTTGCAAAATTCGGTGTATGCTTTAATAAATTTATTTCTAATAACTTCTAAATCTTTTGAATCCTCTGCGAAAATTCTTAGATTAATTTCATTTTTTTTTCCAACAATAAGCTTTTTCACTTCACTGAATTCATATCCCATTTCATTTGCAAGCTCTTCATTAGATGGTAAACGTAAGTTCTCTTTCAAATACTTTAAACTTGACTTCACAGCGTCACTATAAAATGAACTCCAAAATTCAGGATAAATATCCCTAGACAGTTCTAAAAGTTTTTTAACACCTTTAG
The nucleotide sequence above comes from Halobacteriovoraceae bacterium. Encoded proteins:
- the tadA gene encoding Flp pilus assembly complex ATPase component TadA — encoded protein: MSNFKEFLPEFLLNIKMCTNSGLSFEPSVHETLKLSNESIKVELEKLLNDFREVSRFEALIRFYNRNPSPDLNYIVKNFMFCSMLGTSLVDVIDFYLKERNNLKFEVINLEEYLTYLETKRNSFHIRTDKSKARSQIENYNEIIQDIYANVIQEHYLNDLVENKSLLDNIIKDIINSNIENGLYSNNIINRKNDLLNEVRDLCDPNGFVFKYFQDKEVSSFSIINSKQIIIERNGNIEIQEIERSDSQIVNIIERFIHPEGYIIDERRPVLSKKFIKGRTFTLTAAIPPVTSGGVFLRIDRVGNFDEKLFAEKINKEKTESKIRDSLESKKPIIIAGSNRGSLIMAIEKIFNEYFDDSMITSIGIGLKMDLQIENCLNLSLPQSNLEGNRNVSKKELQKIAESADPEYVVLDRFCPELIREFRYDILVGKLGLCLPMKTDSIQAAKKIFFSEFPNMEHLKPLFIQIGNSEGIIEIEG